TTGGACCAAATAGCCTACTGCTACACTGTTTGCTCTAAATGAAATGCAGTTACCTGTATGTGAACAAAAGGCTTGGCCTGGTACAAACTCTGGGCAATCAATCAGTTGTGAGAAGTCTGTTTGTGGCACACTACGTGGAGGAGGGCCCGGAATTGGCCACTTTTCtggttctattttttttctcattttctcatccACAATTTCCACTTCTGTGCTATCCTTCAGTGCCTATAAACAGGAATTTTAAGCTATTAAAAAACTTTCATTCATATGTCCTATACTTGTAATAACCTAAAACgtttttaaatctgaaattaGCAGATGGTTAATGTTTCTATACATATTCATAAATTAACTTAAAacacaacaaattttaaaatcatttgtcCCTGTAAAGTAACAAATATCTTGATTTAACATGTAGCAGATAATCTGCTTTTCACAATCAGAATAGTCATTCCATCAACTGGAAACAAACTACTTTTaactataatttttattctcaatttttttctctcgCATATTTCCTTTTGGCTTCCATTAATATAGTATCACCAAATAAAATTTAggcattatattttattattgtaataACTACCACCATTAAGTGAGTGATAAGAAATACCAACACACATAGATTCTTCACAATAGTGTATAAGGTAGGTGTAATTACCcttatttcatagatgaggaaactaaggctcaaagaaataaacaaacctgATAAAGATCACAGGACTTAGTATGAGGTAATACCAGGACTCAAATCATTTACTATCTGTCCACCACTAAAAGTCTTAGCCACCAAGCTATGGTGCCTCTCAAAAACAAACAGGCTGTAAatttaaggatgaaataaaactagaacaaaatttctttgaaataaaaattaaagtcttaTTGATCTGAATTTTAACTGAAATCCAAGGGTATTCACCTTATAGaaattaaattaggaaaaaatgcaaatataaaaactTAGCATACATACTTGTTaacttacagaaattaaaactcACTATATTTTAGTTGAAGGACATATTATATGTATTACTTTAAGaatcttaggggctggccccgtggccgagttgttaagtgcacatgctctgctgcagcggcccagagttttgctgtttggatcctgggtgtggactgggaccgttcatcaagccatgctaaggcagcatcccacatgccacaactagaataacccacaactaaaaatataccactatgtactggggggctttggggagaaaaaggaaaaataaaatcttaaaaaaaaaaaaaagaatcctacaTTCGTATGCCCTTAATATTAGCATAGTACTTACTTCTCATGTTAAATTTTCCATAACTGGACATTGCCTTAAAATTAGTATTAAAAATTACTTACAAACAAATTCTTTTGATGGGAATCAGTATACTCAAAGAAAAGAGAGTCTGAAATATGgaatgaaggaaataaggaagaatCTTATGGTAAGGGGTTTGAATTCGTGatagctgtatttttttttctaatatatattcTCCTATTTTCATCCACTGAAAGTTCTAAAAGCAATGACTCCTCAGTAGCAAACCAGTATACCGAGCATCCAGAtcttgcaacaatatggatgaatttttaaaactacaaatgaAAGAGCCAGGAGACAGAAGAATTCTATTTACACAAATGTcaagaacaaacaaaattaatctatgctaatagaatcagaaaagtggttttgtggggaggggggaggtaaTAATTGACTGGAAAGAGCCACTAAGGAAGTTTCTGGAGTAAGAGACTATATTTTGTTTGGAGCAGTCTTATACAGTTTCactaataaaactttttaaacaaaaaactcaaaCTGAACACCTAAGATCTCTACATTTTACAGCATGCTTTTAAAcctgaatttaaaaaacagaaacaaaaagctCCTTGAAACTTTCCTGTGggtttaaattttcaaaataatgttttgggAAAAGACTGCCAACAATGTTGGCTAGAATGTGGAGCAAGTCAAACTCTCAACAGTGGTACTTTTAATTGGTTCaatactttggaaaaatgtttagcAGTATCTACAAATgctaagcatatatatatatattccattacTCAATcaatttcacagaaaaataagtgCATATGCCCATCCAAATATACGTACAATAATGTTCACAACAGTATCACAGATTCAAACTGGCAAGAACTGAAATGCCTATCAACAGgagcatgaaaaaataaataaattgtgtcaTATTATTTGTATCAGACTCCTGCTTTCTCTACTATTTAGGTATTTCTCTGCGtgcacggcactgcttggcaagccatgctgtggtagctgtcccacatataaaagtagaagaagatgggcacagatgttagctcagggccagtcttcctcagcaaaaagaggaagattggtagatgttagctcagggctaatcttcctcaaaaaaaaaaaaaaaaccccaatgagaaaccactatatatatattattcaaaaaaactgacaataccaagtgctgatgaggCCTTGGagcaaatggaactctcatacaaaatggtggaatgcaaaatggttaAACCCACTTTGAACAATAGGTTGGCAATTTCTTatagttaaacatacacttaccatacatCTCAACAATCACAATCTTGGATATttacccaacagaaatgaaaatacgtccacacaaagacctTTATGCTTTACTCATAActccaaaaactggaaacaatctaaacaAACTGCAGTACATCCATTCTGCAGCATACTAGTCAACAGTAAGAACAAACTTCTAATACATGCAACAACACGAATGAATTTCAAAAgcaccatgctaagtgaaagaaatcagaaacaaaaggcTACAAACTATATAGTTTATTTacatgatattctggaaaaggcaaaactagaggAACAAAAATCAGACCAGTGGTTCCCAAGGGCTGTGTATAGAGAAAGAGATTGGCTACAGAGGAGCACAATGGTGAAGTCTGTCAAAATTCATAGAGCTATACAGGGAAAAGCGTAAATTCAGTTGTAGGTATGTAGGGAACAGAAAccaaaaatcttgaaagcatttCTTGAACAGGACAGGAAAAGATTTAAGAAAAGCATtaagaacaaaactggaaagaCTTTTAAATTAGCCTTTCTGTAGCAcattaaaaattctcaaaattggggccagcccagtggtgcagtggtgaagtgcacatgttccgcttcccggagtttgccggttcagatcccaggtgcagacacagcaccacttggcaagccatgctgtggtaggcatcccacatataaagtagaggaagacgggcacagctgttagctcagggccagtcttactcagcaaaaaaggactgacagtggatgttagctcagggctaattttcctcaaaaaaaataaataaataaaatttaaaaataaaaaaaagctcaaaattttaataaatgggAATGCATGCTATTTTACAGCAACCTGAAGAAAACTACAGGATCAAGAACACCTAAGAAGGTTCAATGTTCAACCTTGAAGGATCAGGTTAAAACAGGTGGAAACATCATTAGTAATTCTTTGAGGGATTTCCAAGCTTAGACATTTACTTGggttttataaaatggaaaaaagtcaTGAGATGCAGTCTAAGTCTTAGGCAACTACAATTGTTTTTGGgttctgtttcttaaattttttataatatctattttttagagcagttttagattcacagcatgACTGAACAGAAAGTAAAGACTGCTTGGAGGCTGTTTTGTAAATGAATAATTACCTCTAAAATGAGATTCAGGTTTGTAGTGAGAGCCTGAACACGGTGGAAACCAGCAATCAGGGAAATAGGCAAGAAACCTTGTTCATCCATCTTTCTCCTAAGAAAGAAGTCCCGTTCCAAATTTTCTATACTGAAGTAATATTCACTGAAAAGAGAAACGAGGAAGTAAATATAAACTGCATCCATTTAttcataggaaataaaaatatttactgcttATACTATCAATTGCTATAAAACCAGTTTATCAATAACATTATATAGTTAATACAACATAGggtaaatataagaaataatagCAAAACCCCACTAAGTTAATAATTTCTCTTACACACGAGGAGAATTTAGAGTACTGAATATCTTCCAAAAAACTAATATTAACTTCTACTTAGATCAGCTTTACCTAAGTATGAAAAATTACCCagcattttactttaaaatacttcaacaattgatttttttaaatgagtcaaTTAAGTGAAAAATTTCATTACAAAGCCACTTTAATTTGCTTCATTTAAACACTAAGTAACAAAGCTAAACACATTGTCAATAGATTGCCTTGTAACTTTTTCCCAACACTGAGAAGAATAGCATATTGGAAGTATCCTTTGTCAAGTTTACTGAGAAGATTAGAGTTGGCTTTGTTTTCTAAATTGGGTACTGACATTGCTTAATACTTCTGAAACCAGTAATCAGCACATGCTTAGTAAAAACTTAGTGAATACATggacacaggtgcacacacacaattatatATTTGAACGATTCAAGATCTCCTTTCTTTAATGGACAGAACTATAAAAGACATCAACAGTGAACAGAATATAGCTAAACAAGGAATATCTACGACACTATGAGGTACGTgggggaaaaaatacagaaaaagcttAGACACCTCAATCTTCTCTAGAAACATACAGAGAGAAATGCAAACGGGCAAACTGTATGATCGATAACTACAAGTTCCAAGATACAACGATAATATGAGAATATATTCAGTAATGGCATTTGAGAAACACGTTTAAAATTACAGCCtccaaatagaaaaatgaggATAGGATTCTAGAAAGACAGAACAAGAGGataaaaagggggaaatgtagaaaagaatacaaaaatactCCATATAGGAATATGAGAATAGGAGTCTAGAGCGAAAGAACAAGAGgataaataggagaaaatctagaaaagAATAATACAAAAATACACGACATCAATGATGATATGGCCTACAGTTTAATAACCCTGTACTGTTTGTAAATCACAAAGAAAGTTTTCAGAGATGGGTAGCAAATTATGAGAAAGCATACCAACTCATACATTTGGGTGTAAGGTTGGGTGACTAAAGACACCCTTGAAGTAACCAAGTCAAATCCTAACTTTGGAGAAATAATCACCTATAAATGAAAACTGGCTTTGAGCTATTTTTCACTGAGGGGAAAAATCTTactttagaaatgtaaattactCAAGCTGTTTTTTTGCACTCAGATATTTATCCAACTATCAAAGTACAAAGCTCCGTGACATCAGTGAAATACTACTGACTTCTCAATAACACTAGTAAATCATTTACTCTTTTtaaacactgaagaaaaaaatctaagtctcaaagaaatgaacattttgatttttgttaCACCTCAAAAAGCCCTtttcacagtgcctggcatgtggtgagCACATAATACACACGCTTAACTTCTAAATTTTCAGACATTAAGATATTTGATTTAGTCACAAGTTAAAACTGTTCTTAGATGAGAACTTCTCCGAATCATTAATAAGATGCCTTTTTAATCTAGTACTTAGTGAAAACCACACTAtctaaataaattcataaatcaCCCCATTACCTATagcacatatatatttaaacgTCTAATGGACTGCAAACATATTCATCTCTATGTCTGAATGCCACAAGAGACTGTCTCAGCTAGAAATAATTGAgatcttaaatttttaatattctgacatcaaaaatgacaaatatacattttcagttaaaatgactttaaaaactcAACCATCCATAATACAGTAAAGCCTCTTACTTCAAAATACACCTAGCATAATTTTCTACAAGTGCAAGGAAATTTTCAGTTAACTCCTCAAAGAGAAATCTAAACCCTAATCAACCTGCCTATGTATGAGAAACCTCAAAGACACAAAATCAAAAGCATGACTCCTCAAATCCAGATGTCCACTAATCAAAGAATGATAACAGTAAAGAGCCATTCTAAACCTGGTGCTCTAACATCTGCCAAAAATCCTACTGctgaaacaataacaacaacaaaaggagtCATGCCCAATGCTGTGTCTGACATTTTGTTCAGTGTCCTAGGGGACATTATCATGTCCTACCTTAGAAGCTCTGGATTCTACACTGCATGATCAGAAATTTTGTCAACACTGAAGTAGCTCTGCTCCTCCCTCATTTGTATGAGCACACTGGAGGCCGATTATCCTGACATGGAGCTGCATGTCCACTGTCAGGTCTCAGAAGGGACCTGGCAGCAAGAGTTACAAGAAAGACAGGAATAGTGATTTGAAGTTGATAGCCACATGCTAGAAACTTCCTGACCATAAAAAGGCCCTTTTCTTCAGTGTTTGCGTCAACTGTAacaaaagaatcaagaaaaaaataaataagttgtttCGTATCGTAAGTCAATCAAATCCACCATGAAGGCATCCCAGGAAGACGCCTAGCTGATGCtgatgaagaaattattttctaggAAGAGTGTAAGGtccattttctttgttaaatAAAGACAGATGTTTTTAAACTGCTTATGCCCTTTCAAAAATAGCCTTTTTCCTTCATCTTGTAGGGATACAAGAAAATTGTAACTCCAGCAAATTAGTTACGCAAATCACTTGGGAACATTTTTCTTACCACTATATAAACACACtatataaatatgcaaaacaTTCTATACAATACTAATATGCagaggaattattttttcttaaagacaaCAGAACAAACTAATATTCTCCTAACTTCAATTTCAGAGTTCTGAAAGCAACTATTATGAGAACTAGGTAAAAAGTTTGAACTAAAAGAATTGATAGTTCCCCTATAATACATGTCACGAAGAGAGAGAACTTAGAAGTTAAACTTAGAATTCTCAAATCAATTGCTAATTAAGTCAAGATATCCACCACCATTTTTTGCCATTTATATTCATTTGcaaattttaatataaacatttgcaaataataagccaagtttcacttcttcaatttcaaatatatacatagcagttttatattcttatatttaaTCACTCATATTATGCCAtgacattttaattaatatcCTATAAGCAGAGAAATACCTAAATAGTAGAGAAAGCAGGAGTCTGATACAAATAAtatgaaacaaatataaatttttaaaaaacacttacgTATTTTACTAACGTTTCCTACAAAAAAGTATAAACTACTACTAAAATCTTTCAATTTTactaataaacaattttaaaaatgtgttataaCCTATTATCAATGATGTTCAAGTTTGATATTGTAACAGATTGTTCTATCCCATGTGCTTATGTCTGATCGACTTACATTTGGCGCTTAATATACTCTTTAAGCAATGCTTCTTCCACAGGATACACCTGTACGCCTGTACCATCATCATAGTAATACATCATACTGGTATTAAGTTCTGTCTGAAATGGTTGATCAGTCCTTTCACCATGTTCTCGATAACCATATGAATAATCAAAGTTCACTTGAtgtgaataaagaaaaagaaaggtgatcgtagattaaaaaaaaaaaaacagaaatagttactataaagaaaaatccaaaGTAAAGTATTTCAAGGGATAACAATATAAAACCATCTTTATTATCAGACAAGAAAAAGTTGAAACATTATATGGGATAGTGGGAAAAACTCACAGAGGGCTTGCACACTTTTTTCAAAGGTCATCTAATTTCACAAAACAAATAATCATGTCATACCTCGAGGATTTCCTCTGCCTCGTCCTCTTCCGCGTCCCCGGCCTCTTCCTCGGCCTCTAAAGGAACCTCGAATATTACCACCCTCACTTCTCACACTGGAAACTTCATCTTGatcatctctcttttctctatcACGCCTCCaacctttttaaaatgaaaatatttttatacattccAATTTGCAACACTGAATAACATGATTATCTTTATGAAAACATGGTAACCACCCCTCCTCATTTTGTAAATAGCTGTTCATAACCAGCCATTCTTCAGATAGATACAAACTTAAGAGATCTGATAGGAATTTGTCAAAATGTCTCTGGCATAAAAGAGGACCCATAGAAGTACTGATATATAAAGAAGACATTCTAATAAGTAATATAACAcatgaaaaaagataaagaggTCCTTTGCCAAGATTATACTGTTGAAAATTCAAGAATTTCAAGTCAACTGAGTTTGCACTATATCAAGTGCCTGAAAAATACTTATGCTCACAAAATGTTTAAGGAAAGAatgtttctatttaaataaaaaatgttccttttaaagaaaaaaggaaatgaaaacacaaaaactgggagaagatacctGCAGCAAAATATAGGAATTATATCCATAATACATATAGAACTCATACAAATTTCTC
The genomic region above belongs to Equus caballus isolate H_3958 breed thoroughbred chromosome 2, TB-T2T, whole genome shotgun sequence and contains:
- the LARP1B gene encoding la-related protein 1B isoform X27, whose translation is MANWPTPSELVNTGCQSVLSQGNKKPQNRKEREDKVEKRSNSESKESRETKLDGPGENVSEDEAQSSNQRKRANKHRWVPLHLDDVRPDSQERPGSRNNSRCQLEVNKSSHNNRRNDTRSWRRDREKRDDQDEVSSVRSEGGNIRGSFRGRGRGRGRGRGRGRGNPRVNFDYSYGYREHGERTDQPFQTELNTSMMYYYDDGTGVQVYPVEEALLKEYIKRQIEYYFSIENLERDFFLRRKMDEQGFLPISLIAGFHRVQALTTNLNLILEALKDSTEVEIVDEKMRKKIEPEKWPIPGPPPRSVPQTDFSQLIDCPEFVPGQAFCSHTVRVMIC